Proteins encoded within one genomic window of Pristis pectinata isolate sPriPec2 chromosome 5, sPriPec2.1.pri, whole genome shotgun sequence:
- the LOC127570358 gene encoding C-C chemokine receptor type 9-like: MAGADQYFTPTTNDYSSEYSIYDYDEESNGLCRKSEVRQFAQYFLPPFYFTVFLLGFVGNVLVVVLYVYYKRIKSMTDVYLLNLAIADILFLCTLPFWALDAISGWIFGNFMCKTANSIYKINFFSCILLLSCISIDRYIAIVKAVKARASKKKILLHSKLISLVVWVFAVLLSLPEFCFSLQDEAQKCSTVYPGNSLKATGFAVQVAAGFFLPFAVMTFCYSMIIWKLLQARKLQRHKAIKVIGAVVGVFVFSQLPYNSIIIMKAMDAINITITNCQTIKNLDIATQITQCFAFLHSCLNPLLYAFIGVKFRKDLSKIMKDIGCVSTLTKPQQSSCKFSPDYSETETTGTFSL, translated from the coding sequence atggcaggagCTGACCAATATTTTACCCCCACAACCAATGACTACAGCTCCGAGTATTCAATTTATGACTATGATGAAGAATCAAATGGATTATGCAGAAAATCAGAAGTCCGACAATTTGCCCAATATTTTCTTCCGCCTTTCTACTTCACTGTGTTTCTGTTAGGCTTTGTGGGGAATGTTTTGGTTGTAGTGTTGTATGTTTACTACAAGAGAATAAAAAGCATGACGGATGTCTATCTCTTGAACCTAGCTATCGCTGACATCCTCTTCCTCTGCACTCTGCCGTTCTGGGCACTGGATGCAATATCTGGATGGATATTTGGAAATTTTATGTGCAAAACTGCTAACAGCATTTATAAGATAAACTTCTTCAGCTGCATCTTATTGCTGTCTTGTATCAGCATTGACCGTTACATTGCTATTGTGAAAGCAGTTAAGGCACgggcttcaaagaaaaaaatacttcttCACAGCAAGTTAATCTCTCTAGTTGTCTGGGTGTTTGCAGTGCTGTTGTCTCTGCCAGAATTTTGCTTTAGCTTACAAGACGAAGCCCAGAAGTGTTCTACAGTCTATCCAGGGAATAGCCTGAAAGCCACAGGGTTTGCAGTTCAGGTGGCTGCTGGGTTTTTCCTGCCTTTTGCAGTCATGACATTTTGCTATTCCATGATCATTTGGAAGCTTCTCCAGGCCAGAAAATTGCAAAGGCACAAAGCTATAAAGGTGATAGGGGCTGTGGTGGGTGTCTTCGTTTTCTCACAGTTACCGTACAACAGCATCATAATCATGAAGGCCATGGATGCTATCAATATTACAATAACCAACTGCCAAACCATTAAGAACCTGGATATTGCCACCCAGATTACACAGTGCTTTGCTTTCCTGCACTCCTGTCTGAACCCACTGCTGTATGCATTTATAGGGGTGAAATTCCGAAAAGATCTGTCGAAAATCATGAAAGACATAGGCTGTGTCAGCACCTTAACCAAACCACAACAGAGCTCTTGTAAATTCTCTCCCGATTATTCAGAAACCGAAACAACAGGGACGTTTTCCTTATAA